One Actinomycetota bacterium DNA segment encodes these proteins:
- a CDS encoding S-methyl-5'-thioinosine phosphorylase → MTLAIIGGTGLEKAAGSLDKRQDETVRTPYGEAALVRGRWGGGEIIFLARHGLNHDIPPHLINYRANIRALKGAGVTHILAAAAVGSLKNEISPGDFVLLDDFIDFTKTRASTFSGEGALLKHTDETEPYDGTLRRLLLTAATEKGIELHRNGTYVCTEGPRFETPAEIRMFRTLGGDVVGMTGVPEVVLANELEIPYASMAVATNYAAGMAGHDLTYKECADVMEKWLATLLDLFLKAAATGKLL, encoded by the coding sequence GCACCGGTCTGGAAAAGGCTGCCGGAAGTCTCGATAAAAGACAAGATGAAACGGTCAGGACGCCGTACGGCGAGGCCGCTCTGGTTCGCGGCCGGTGGGGCGGCGGCGAAATCATCTTCCTGGCTCGCCACGGGCTGAATCACGACATTCCGCCGCATCTCATCAACTACAGGGCAAATATACGGGCGCTTAAAGGCGCCGGCGTTACGCATATCCTGGCCGCCGCCGCTGTCGGTTCGCTGAAAAACGAGATCAGCCCCGGCGATTTTGTCCTGCTAGACGATTTTATTGATTTTACCAAGACGCGCGCTTCAACGTTTTCGGGCGAGGGAGCGCTGCTTAAACACACCGATGAGACTGAACCTTACGACGGCACTCTCAGGCGACTTCTTCTGACCGCGGCTACGGAAAAGGGCATCGAATTGCATAGAAACGGCACCTATGTCTGCACGGAAGGACCTCGTTTTGAGACGCCGGCGGAGATCAGGATGTTTAGAACGCTCGGCGGCGACGTCGTCGGTATGACCGGCGTCCCGGAGGTCGTCCTAGCCAACGAGCTGGAGATTCCGTATGCTTCAATGGCCGTCGCGACCAACTACGCCGCCGGCATGGCCGGACATGATCTCACTTATAAAGAATGCGCGGATGTTATGGAAAAATGGCTGGCGACTCTCTTGGACCTCTTCCTTAAGGCAGCAGCGACAGGGAAGCTACTGTGA